The Lentzea guizhouensis genome contains a region encoding:
- a CDS encoding bifunctional 3-phenylpropionate/cinnamic acid dioxygenase ferredoxin subunit, protein MIRACALTDLPPGEAVRIVGPHAPIAVFNVGGVLYAIDDTCTHQDASLSEGWLEGCLVECPLHAASFDLRTGEPTGLPAKRPVKTYAVSVEDGVVWIDVEVNKDVA, encoded by the coding sequence ATGATCCGCGCCTGCGCTCTCACGGACCTGCCCCCAGGAGAGGCGGTGCGCATCGTCGGTCCTCATGCGCCGATCGCCGTCTTCAACGTCGGCGGCGTCCTCTACGCCATTGACGACACCTGCACCCACCAGGACGCATCCCTCAGCGAGGGGTGGCTGGAGGGGTGCCTCGTCGAATGTCCGCTGCACGCCGCGTCGTTCGACCTTCGCACGGGCGAGCCCACGGGTCTGCCCGCCAAAAGACCGGTGAAGACCTACGCCGTTTCTGTGGAAGATGGAGTGGTCTGGATCGATGTCGAGGTGAACAAGGACGTGGCGTGA
- a CDS encoding NAD(P)/FAD-dependent oxidoreductase: MRTIAIIGASLAGLRSAQALRQQGFDGRLVVVGDEVHLPYDRPPLSKDFLLGKCEAVPLADQEDLDALDAEWRLGVRATGLLSTREVALSDGGTVEADGLVIATGGIPRTMPGTHVLRTLDDATRLRDAFADAQHVGIIGAGFIGAEIASSARALGKEVTVVEALPTPLTRVLGAEMGAACGQLHGDHGSTLITGINVDSVNIDGGIKLADGRHVGADVVVAGIGTRPATDWLAGGPVNLGNGVVCDAGGVTNLKNVVAVGDVANCAGHRAEHWTSATEQAQVATRNLLAGETVATHTNGGYVWSDQYGVRIQFIGRATNDVRVEDGSIEDRKFVATYRDGENPEDVVGILAMSNARLFTRLRRNLK; this comes from the coding sequence GTGAGGACGATCGCGATCATCGGTGCTTCGCTGGCCGGTTTGAGGTCGGCGCAGGCACTGCGCCAGCAGGGGTTCGACGGACGGCTCGTCGTCGTGGGTGACGAGGTGCACCTGCCCTACGACCGGCCGCCGCTGTCGAAGGACTTCCTGCTCGGCAAGTGCGAGGCCGTGCCGCTCGCCGACCAGGAGGACCTCGACGCGCTGGACGCCGAGTGGCGGCTCGGCGTGCGGGCCACCGGACTGCTCTCCACGCGGGAGGTCGCGCTCAGCGACGGCGGCACCGTCGAGGCCGACGGGCTCGTCATCGCCACCGGCGGCATCCCGCGGACCATGCCCGGCACGCACGTCCTGCGCACCCTCGACGACGCGACCCGGCTGCGCGACGCGTTCGCCGACGCCCAGCACGTCGGCATCATCGGCGCCGGGTTCATCGGCGCGGAGATCGCGTCCAGCGCGCGTGCCCTCGGCAAGGAGGTCACGGTCGTCGAGGCGTTGCCGACTCCGTTGACGCGGGTGCTGGGTGCGGAGATGGGCGCTGCATGTGGACAGCTGCACGGCGACCACGGCTCAACGTTGATAACCGGGATCAATGTTGATTCGGTCAACATTGACGGCGGAATCAAGCTCGCGGACGGCCGTCATGTCGGTGCTGACGTCGTCGTTGCAGGGATCGGCACGCGTCCAGCTACTGACTGGCTCGCGGGTGGACCGGTCAACCTCGGCAACGGCGTCGTGTGCGACGCGGGCGGCGTGACGAACCTGAAGAACGTCGTCGCCGTCGGGGACGTCGCGAACTGCGCAGGCCACCGCGCCGAGCACTGGACGTCCGCCACCGAGCAGGCGCAAGTTGCCACCCGGAACTTGCTGGCGGGCGAGACCGTCGCCACCCACACCAACGGCGGCTACGTGTGGTCGGACCAGTACGGCGTGCGGATCCAGTTCATCGGACGAGCGACGAACGACGTTCGCGTCGAAGATGGGTCCATCGAGGACCGGAAGTTCGTCGCGACCTATCGAGATGGTGAGAACCCGGAAGACGTCGTCGGAATCCTGGCGATGAGCAATGCTCGGCTCTTCACCCGGCTCCGCCGGAACCTGAAGTAG
- a CDS encoding aldehyde dehydrogenase family protein produces MSPVRQIINPYDQSVLTEVEDQTREQAITAIAKARTAFDHGDWQHSAPEHRAAVLNRVADLLERDKEDIARTETLDTGKTLVESRIDVDDVVSVFLAGLLHPKIVQGTPDDVISRIDHEPVGVCGMIAPWNYPLLQVSWKIAPALLAGNTLVAKPSEITPLTTIKLFELLAEAGLPDGVANLVLGTGPEVGAPLSEHPDVDLISFTGSLATGRRIMAAAAGTVKKVALELGGKNPNIVFADADLDVAVDYALTAAFFHAGQVCSSGTRLIVHDDVYDDFVTEVARRADLIKLGNGFDPDTESGPLVSAEHRAKVEGYVEIAKQEGATLKAGGRRPEEPELQNGFFFRPTVYADCHQDMKLVQDETFGPIITAERFQTEEEAVALGNNTDYGLAGGVWSQDVDKAQRVAKKLRHGTMWINEFGAYLPQAEWGGFKRSGVGRELGTAGLHEYTEPKHVYQNLKPQAQNWFARGDAR; encoded by the coding sequence GTGTCGCCGGTGCGGCAGATCATCAACCCCTACGACCAGAGTGTTCTCACCGAGGTCGAGGACCAAACCCGCGAACAGGCGATCACCGCGATCGCGAAGGCCAGAACCGCTTTCGACCACGGCGACTGGCAGCACTCGGCGCCGGAGCACCGCGCCGCCGTGCTCAACCGGGTCGCCGACCTGCTGGAGCGCGACAAGGAGGACATCGCCCGCACCGAGACCCTCGACACCGGCAAGACGCTGGTGGAGAGCCGGATCGACGTGGACGACGTCGTGTCGGTCTTCCTGGCCGGCCTGCTGCACCCCAAGATCGTCCAGGGCACCCCGGACGACGTCATCAGCCGCATCGACCACGAACCCGTCGGCGTCTGCGGCATGATCGCGCCCTGGAACTACCCGCTGCTGCAGGTGTCCTGGAAGATCGCGCCCGCGCTGCTGGCCGGCAACACGCTGGTGGCCAAGCCGAGCGAGATCACCCCGCTCACCACCATCAAGCTGTTCGAGCTGCTCGCTGAGGCAGGACTGCCCGACGGTGTCGCGAACCTCGTCCTCGGCACCGGGCCCGAGGTCGGCGCCCCGCTGAGCGAGCACCCGGACGTGGACCTGATCTCGTTCACCGGCAGCCTCGCGACCGGCCGGCGGATCATGGCCGCCGCGGCCGGGACGGTGAAGAAGGTCGCACTCGAACTGGGCGGCAAGAACCCGAACATCGTCTTCGCGGACGCCGACCTGGACGTCGCCGTCGACTACGCGCTCACCGCCGCGTTCTTCCACGCCGGTCAGGTCTGCTCGTCCGGCACGCGCCTGATCGTGCACGACGACGTCTACGACGACTTCGTCACCGAGGTCGCGCGCCGGGCCGACCTCATCAAGCTGGGCAACGGTTTCGACCCCGACACCGAGTCCGGTCCGCTCGTCAGCGCCGAGCACCGCGCCAAGGTCGAGGGCTACGTCGAGATCGCCAAGCAGGAGGGCGCCACCCTCAAGGCAGGCGGCAGGCGGCCGGAGGAACCCGAGCTGCAGAACGGTTTCTTCTTCCGCCCCACCGTGTACGCGGACTGCCACCAGGACATGAAGCTCGTCCAGGACGAGACGTTCGGCCCGATCATCACCGCGGAACGCTTCCAGACCGAGGAAGAGGCCGTCGCGCTCGGCAACAACACCGACTACGGCCTCGCCGGCGGTGTGTGGAGCCAGGACGTCGACAAGGCGCAGCGGGTGGCCAAGAAGCTGCGCCACGGCACCATGTGGATCAACGAGTTCGGCGCCTACCTGCCGCAGGCCGAGTGGGGCGGATTCAAGCGTTCCGGTGTCGGCCGCGAGCTCGGCACCGCCGGTCTGCACGAGTACACGGAGCCCAAGCACGTCTACCAGAACCTCAAGCCACAAGCCCAGAACTGGTTCGCGCGAGGGGACGCCAGGTGA
- a CDS encoding GMC family oxidoreductase, with the protein MTAHDYVIVGGGTAGCVLAARLTEDENVTVAVIEGGPSDVGDEKILNLRNWIKLLETEYDYDYPTVEQPNGNSHIRHSRAKVLGGCSSHNTLICFTPLPQDFDEWGHGWTWDALGPYYDRVALNIIPVEEKDRNPIAKDFVAAARRATNVPEVNDFNERPFADGVGFFSIAYHPEKNNQRSSASTAYLHPILDSRKNLTLLLDTWASKIEFDGTRAIGVHTDKGYVEANREVLLCAGAIDTPRLLNLSGVGDAEHLSSIGIEVKHDLPGVGENLLDHPESVIVWETTAPLPPNSVMDSDAGLFIRRDTSDPRPDLMFHFYQIPFTTNTERLGYPKVEHGVCMTPNIPRPHSKGRMWLKSSDPAEKPALDFGYFTHPDGYDEQTLVDGFKIARKIAEQEPLKSWLKREIAPGPDVTSDEALSEYGRRAAHTVYHPAGTCAIGSVVDGELKVIGLDGLRVVDASVFPTMPTVNPMVTVLMIGERAADLIREA; encoded by the coding sequence GTGACCGCGCACGACTACGTGATCGTCGGCGGCGGTACGGCGGGCTGCGTGCTCGCGGCAAGGCTGACCGAGGACGAGAACGTCACGGTCGCGGTCATCGAGGGCGGTCCGTCCGACGTGGGCGACGAGAAGATCCTGAACCTGCGCAACTGGATCAAACTGCTCGAGACCGAGTACGACTACGACTACCCGACGGTCGAGCAGCCCAACGGCAACTCGCACATCCGGCACAGCCGCGCGAAGGTCCTCGGCGGCTGCTCCAGCCACAACACGCTGATCTGCTTCACCCCGTTGCCGCAGGACTTCGACGAGTGGGGCCACGGCTGGACCTGGGACGCGCTCGGCCCGTACTACGACAGGGTCGCGCTCAACATCATCCCGGTCGAGGAGAAGGACAGGAACCCCATCGCGAAGGACTTCGTCGCCGCGGCCCGGCGGGCGACGAACGTCCCGGAGGTCAACGACTTCAACGAGAGGCCCTTCGCGGACGGCGTCGGCTTCTTCTCCATCGCCTACCACCCGGAGAAGAACAACCAGCGGTCGTCTGCGAGCACCGCCTACCTGCACCCGATCCTGGACAGCCGCAAGAACCTGACGCTGCTGCTCGACACCTGGGCGAGCAAGATCGAGTTCGACGGCACCCGCGCGATCGGCGTGCACACCGACAAGGGTTACGTCGAGGCGAACAGGGAAGTCCTGCTGTGCGCGGGCGCCATCGACACGCCCCGGCTGCTGAACCTGTCGGGTGTCGGCGACGCGGAACACCTGAGCAGCATCGGCATCGAGGTCAAGCACGACCTGCCCGGCGTCGGCGAGAACCTGCTCGACCACCCGGAGTCGGTGATCGTCTGGGAGACCACGGCACCGTTGCCGCCCAACTCGGTGATGGACTCCGACGCCGGCCTGTTCATCCGGCGGGACACCTCCGACCCGCGGCCGGACCTGATGTTCCACTTCTACCAGATCCCGTTCACCACCAACACCGAACGCCTCGGCTACCCGAAGGTGGAGCACGGCGTGTGCATGACGCCGAACATCCCGCGCCCGCACAGCAAGGGCCGCATGTGGCTGAAGTCCAGCGACCCGGCGGAGAAGCCCGCGCTCGACTTCGGCTACTTCACCCACCCCGACGGCTACGACGAGCAGACGCTGGTCGACGGCTTCAAGATCGCGCGGAAGATCGCCGAGCAGGAGCCGCTGAAGTCGTGGCTCAAGCGGGAGATCGCCCCCGGCCCGGACGTCACGAGCGACGAGGCGTTGTCCGAGTACGGCCGCAGGGCCGCGCACACCGTCTACCACCCGGCGGGCACCTGTGCGATCGGGTCCGTTGTGGACGGTGAGCTGAAGGTCATCGGGCTCGACGGCCTGCGGGTCGTCGACGCGTCCGTGTTCCCCACCATGCCGACGGTGAACCCCATGGTCACCGTTCTCATGATTGGAGAGCGCGCCGCCGACCTGATCAGGGAGGCGTGA
- a CDS encoding GAF domain-containing protein — MTRRREAELAALFDTASELAGMRDPDAVLRSIVRRARTLLGTDLSYLSMNDPAGTYMRVTDGSVSPLFQQVRLGLGEGLGGLVAQTSLPYATSDYFADARFNHTGPIDSAVRDEGLVAILGVPLKLDSKVIGVLYAADRTAREFPPEEVSLLQSLADHAAIAIDTASLFETIQANNAAMKRAEEAHDRLTDLVLRGGSSADVTAAVSELLGGPVEVLETAPTPAVRANGRAVLIDGVWVCAVLAGSELLGGITLTGRPDLSDADRRLFERSAVVTALLLLLRRTVAEAENKVRGELITDILDGRDPAGLLARARRVGVELTDPHVVLVADGNLGAATHYASVHRGLAGSRDRDVVLALPSASTAVAHEVARALGATVGASGPVVGPVAIAAAYEEARRCLRALRQLGREKDAATTGTTPASASAYGGMCRFWLNFASALCPDNILSRA, encoded by the coding sequence GTGACACGACGGCGTGAAGCCGAACTGGCGGCGTTGTTCGACACCGCGTCCGAGCTCGCGGGCATGCGCGACCCGGACGCGGTCCTCCGCTCGATCGTGCGGAGGGCGCGCACGCTGCTCGGCACCGACCTGTCGTACCTGTCGATGAACGACCCGGCCGGCACCTACATGAGGGTGACGGACGGGTCGGTCTCGCCGCTCTTCCAACAGGTCCGGCTCGGCCTCGGAGAGGGTCTCGGCGGGCTGGTCGCGCAGACCTCGCTGCCCTACGCGACCTCCGACTACTTCGCGGACGCCCGGTTCAACCACACCGGCCCGATCGACTCGGCGGTGCGCGACGAGGGGCTCGTGGCGATCCTCGGCGTGCCGCTGAAGCTCGACTCGAAGGTCATCGGCGTGCTCTACGCGGCCGACCGGACCGCGCGGGAGTTCCCGCCGGAGGAGGTCTCGCTGCTGCAGTCGCTGGCCGACCACGCGGCCATCGCGATCGACACGGCGTCGCTGTTCGAGACCATCCAGGCCAACAACGCCGCGATGAAGCGGGCCGAGGAGGCCCACGACCGGCTCACCGACCTGGTGCTGCGCGGTGGTTCCTCCGCCGACGTCACCGCCGCGGTGAGCGAGCTGCTGGGCGGGCCGGTGGAGGTGCTGGAGACGGCCCCGACGCCGGCGGTGCGGGCCAACGGCCGGGCGGTGCTGATCGACGGCGTCTGGGTGTGCGCGGTGCTGGCCGGCTCCGAGCTGCTCGGCGGGATCACGCTGACCGGGCGGCCCGACCTGTCCGACGCGGACCGGCGGCTGTTCGAACGGTCCGCGGTCGTGACGGCGTTGTTGTTGCTGCTGCGCCGGACCGTGGCGGAGGCGGAGAACAAGGTCCGCGGTGAGCTGATCACCGACATCCTCGACGGCCGGGACCCGGCCGGGCTGCTCGCCCGGGCGCGGAGGGTCGGCGTCGAGCTGACCGACCCGCACGTCGTGCTGGTGGCGGACGGGAACCTGGGCGCGGCGACGCACTACGCCTCGGTCCACAGAGGACTCGCGGGCTCCCGCGACCGTGATGTCGTGCTGGCGTTGCCCTCGGCGTCGACGGCGGTCGCCCACGAGGTCGCCCGTGCGTTGGGCGCCACGGTGGGCGCGTCCGGGCCGGTGGTGGGGCCGGTGGCGATCGCGGCCGCCTACGAGGAGGCCCGCCGGTGCCTGCGGGCGTTGCGTCAGCTGGGGCGGGAGAAGGACGCCGCGACGACCGGGACGACGCCGGCCAGTGCCAGCGCGTACGGCGGGATGTGCCGCTTCTGGTTGAACTTCGCGAGCGCCTTGTGCCCGGACAACATCTTGTCGCGGGCGTAG
- a CDS encoding 3-hydroxybutyrate dehydrogenase, translated as MSSVTGHTALVTGAASGIGLACARALSSAGAEVHLVDRDPHVLTFAEELGGIGHVLDLTGSVESLPAEIDVLVNNAGVQHVAPIHEFPADRFSAMLELMLGAAFRLTRHVLPHMYDRGWGRLVHVTSVHGLRASAFKSAYVSAKHGLEGFSKVAALEGAPHGVTSNCVAPGYVRTPLVEKQITDQARVHDIPEADVAEKIFLQRSAVKRLIEPEEVAQAVLWLCDNSFVTGTSLAVDGGWTAQ; from the coding sequence ATGTCGAGTGTCACGGGCCACACCGCACTGGTCACCGGAGCCGCCAGCGGCATCGGGCTGGCCTGCGCTCGCGCCCTGTCGTCCGCAGGCGCCGAAGTCCACCTGGTAGACCGCGATCCGCACGTGCTGACGTTCGCCGAGGAGCTCGGCGGGATCGGGCACGTCCTCGACCTCACCGGCTCCGTCGAGTCGCTGCCCGCCGAGATCGACGTCCTGGTCAACAACGCTGGCGTGCAGCACGTCGCGCCCATCCACGAGTTCCCCGCCGACCGCTTCTCGGCGATGCTGGAACTGATGCTCGGCGCCGCGTTCCGGCTCACCCGGCACGTCCTGCCGCACATGTACGACCGCGGCTGGGGCCGCCTGGTCCACGTCACCAGCGTGCACGGCCTGCGCGCGTCCGCCTTCAAGTCCGCCTACGTGTCGGCGAAGCACGGCCTGGAGGGGTTCTCCAAGGTCGCCGCCCTCGAAGGCGCCCCGCACGGCGTGACGTCCAACTGCGTGGCGCCCGGCTACGTGCGGACCCCGTTGGTGGAGAAGCAGATCACCGACCAGGCGCGGGTGCACGACATCCCCGAGGCCGACGTCGCGGAGAAGATCTTCCTGCAGCGCAGCGCGGTCAAGCGGCTGATCGAGCCCGAAGAGGTGGCGCAGGCCGTGCTGTGGTTGTGCGACAACAGTTTTGTGACCGGTACGTCGTTGGCCGTCGACGGCGGCTGGACTGCTCAATGA